One genomic segment of Bombina bombina isolate aBomBom1 chromosome 4, aBomBom1.pri, whole genome shotgun sequence includes these proteins:
- the RNF146 gene encoding E3 ubiquitin-protein ligase RNF146, with the protein MATLFPLISFCSTKARTENKLTTPLNSFFFYSFPCGAQLDVISSHMTRKRRKLLTGPESQSSNKRLERSKSGEGSWMAGCGEVSHSANMLPTNKKLGEPCSNGSPSLTVPECSICLQTCVHPVSLPCKHIFCFLCVKGASWLGRRCALCRQEIPEDFLEKPTLLSPEELKSASRGNGEYAWYYEGRNGWWQYDERTSRELEDAFAKGKKSTEMLIAGFLYVADLENMVQYRRNEHGRRRKIKRDILDIPKKGVAGLRLDCDAASANPTRESSADGADNMVANGAASGLPSAVLPARPHTSLGAQPTNLVVLPSDGGTPLDNTFSQLQIGDNITGRNNIGEGEEELPQSGVIVIAPETEVDEPESDDSIDNGTVPLHQNSFLVQQRHSLASSSQAAPDHVGAAAGGAQSTIVRARRPDGQCTVTEV; encoded by the exons ATGGCAACATTGTTTCCCCTGATATCGTTTTGTAGCACTAAAGCTCGTACAGAAAACAAATTAACAACCCcgttaaactctttttttttttactccttccCTTGTGGCGCACAGCTTGACGTCATCTCCAGTCACATGACGCGCAAACGCCGGAAGCTTCTGACAGGGCCTGAATCTCAAAGCAGCAACAAGCGACTTGAGAGGAGCAAATCGGGAGAGGGTAGCTG GATGGCTGGTTGTGGTGAAGTTAGCCACTCTGCAAACATGCTACCCACAAATAAGAAGCTGGGTGAGCCTTGTTCTAATGGATCCCCATCCCTTACAGTCCCTGAATGTTCTATATGCCTCCAAACCTGCGTGCACCCAGTTAGTCTTCCCTGTAAACACATCTTCTGTTTCTTATGTGTGAAGGGAGCCTCATGGCTTGGGAGGCGTTGTGCACTCTGCAGACAAGAAATTCCTGAGGACTTTCTGGAAAAACCTACATTGTTATCTCCTGAGGAACTGAAATCTGCTAGCAGAGGAAATGGGGAGTATGCTTGGTACTATGAGGGCAGAAATGGGTGGTGGCAGTATGATGAAAGGACAAGCAGGGAGCTAGAAGATGCCTTTGCAAAAGGGAAAAAGAGCACAGAGATGCTGATTGCTGGTTTCCTATATGTAGCAGACTTGGAGAACATGGTACAGTACAGGCGCAATGAACATGGAAGGCGTAGAAAAATCAAAAGGGATATTCTAGACATACCAAAGAAAGGTGTTGCAGGCCTAAGGCTAGATTGTGATGCAGCTTCTGCAAACCCAACAAGAGAAAGTTCAGCTGATGGTGCCGATAACATGGTTGCAAATGGGGCTGCATCAGGTCTCCCCTCTGCTGTGTTACCAGCTAGGCCACATACATCCCTGGGTGCTCAGCCTACAAACCTAGTTGTTTTACCTTCAGATGGGGGTACTCCACTGGACAACACCTTTTCTCAACTGCAAATTGGAGATAATATAACAGGAAGAAATAACATAGGGGAAGGTGAAGAGGAACTTCCCCAATCTGGAGTCATAGTCATAGCTCCTGAAACTGAAGTGGATGAACCTGAATCAGATGACAGCATTGACAATGGGACTGTTCCTTTGCATCAAAATTCATTTCTGGTGCAGCAGAGACATTCATTAGCAAGTTCTAGCCAGGCAGCTCCAGATCATGTAGGCGCAGCAGCTGGTGGAGCACAGAGCACTATTGTGAGAGCCAGAAGACCAGATGGACAGTGCACAGTGACAGAAGTTTAA